Below is a window of Sulfurisphaera ohwakuensis DNA.
AATTGTAACATCCTCATCATATACGTTTACTCACTACCTATATTACTTTGTGTATTTAATAGTTAAGATCTTACTCTACTAATAAATAAAATTACGAAAAGCTCATAAATTGTTAATCTGAATAACACAGAATAAAAACTTTATAGTCTAAGCTTTGTTAGTTCAAAAATCATAAGTAGTCCTATTATTTTCATAAAAATTTTATTTAGTTAAATATTTTTACGCAACAAGTTTAAGTATTTGTTTATAAGTTATAAATTATTATACCTTTTCTGATGATAAAAGATATTAGAACCTACAAACTGTGTTATGAAGGTATAAATGAGGAGAGAGATGCGTTAGCTGTTAAAGCCTTAGCTGAACACCCTATGGAAATTGTAGTTACAGAAATAGAGACTTCCGATGGTTATGTAGGTTATGGTGAATCATTAGCTTATGGTTGTTCTGATGCAGTGAAAGTTACGATAGATAAAATTCTTAAACCACTTCTTCTTAATGAGGACGAGGAGCTTATTGAAAATCTATGGGATAAAATGTATAAAGCAACTTTAAGATTCGGAAGAAGAGGTATAGTGATTGCTGGTATTAGTGGTATTGATATAGCCCTTTGGGATATAATGGGTAAGAAGACAAAGAAACCTATTTATAAACTATTAGGTGGGGCAAAAAAGAAAATTAGAGCTTATATTACTGGAGGATATTATTCAGAGAAAAAAGATTTGGAAAGGCTAAAGGATGAAGTAGCATATTACGTGAAGATGGGCTTTAAAGGTGTTAAGATTAAAATTGGTGGAAAGTCTATGAATGAAGATTTGGAAAGGCTTAAAGCTGTTAGGGAGGTTGTAGGAGATAATGTAAGAATAGCTGTTGATGCCAATAATGTATATACTTTTGAAGAGGCATTAAAAATGGGTAAAGAGGTTGAGAAGTTAAACATATGGTTCTTTGAAGAACCGATACAGACGGATTTGTTAGATCTAAGTGCTGAGCTTGCAAAGGAATTAGAGGTTCCAATAGCTGGATATGAGACAGCATATACTAGATGGGAGTTTTATGAGATTATGAGAAAGAAGGCTGTAGACATAGTTCAAACTGATGCAATGTGGACTGGAGGAATATCGGAAATGATTAAAATAGGGAATATGGCTAAAGTAATGGGATATCCCCTTATTCCGCATTATTCTGCTGGTGGAATATCACTCATAGCAAATCTTCATGTTGCAAGTGCATTAGGAACTGAATGGATTGAGATGCACTTAAGAAGAAACGATTTAAGGGATAAGATATTTAAGGAGCAAATTGAAATAGATGATGGGCATTTAGTTACTCCAGATAGACCCGGATTAGGATATACTTTGAGAGAAGGTGTGCTAGAAGAGTATAAGTGCAAAAGTTAAATTAGTTAAAGAATTTTTGTTTTAATCGGCCATTAAATGATCCATATCATATTTTCTAATTACATTACGAATTTTTCAATATTTTTCTAACTCTATAGTGTATTTATTTCATATGTTCTATAAGATTTTCCTCATCATTATTTTACAAGAAGCTCTAAGTTACAGTTTTTTAAAAAGAACGTAAGGTAAAATAACATGATTTTGTCATTAAATTAATCATATTTTATTATCATCTTGATGAAGATTAAATATTGGAAGAGAATGATCAGAAGAATAATGAATTTTAACTATAATTCTTGTAAATGCTAAACCTAATCATATATCGCTATTAAAAAGGCACATTAACAATCGTAGAATAAAAGACACTTTATTTTACAGCTTTTTACTCTAATTTAGATTTGACTATGATAGAATTTTTTTATTAAATAATATAGGATTGGTATCAAAGCTATTACTATAACTAAAAATATTAAAATCAGTACTGATGAATGTTCTTGCTTATAATGTAGAGAGACAATGACGAACATAGCTGATGACCATGTTAACGGCGATGTAGTTGGCAACGGATAACTATCATTTACAGAAGGATTTACGGCTTCTGGCAATAGACCATGCTGACTATGATTATATGCCCAGAATAGTATACTTTCTACCTCATTATACTTTCCAATCCCCTCTAGATACCATGCTTCAAATAACGTGGTAATTATCCACGGAGGACTAGGCGCGGTAGCATCATATAAATACTCGGAATAGTGATAAAGATCGTCAGGGAATCTAGCTAATCCGCCATATCTGGTTAATGTCTTTACTACGGTGTCAAAATTTTCGACAGAGTAGTTGGAGTTATAAGGCAAATATCCCATGTCAATGGGTAGTAATGTTGCGGAATCTATTGAAGGTGGCTCTGGTGTTAAGACTTCTTCACTCTTTCCATTTTCAAATAGTACAGAAGTCCCAAGTGCTGAGGCAAATGAATTATTGTCCCAGAAATATTTAAGGATGCTTTCATTTAGCAATTTCTCTGCTTTCAATACGAGAGTATAATTTAAGCCTAAAGCCTTATAGATTTTAACTACGCTTGATAAGCCTAAATCATTTATAGCTTCTGTCCAGAAATGATACGCTAATCTGTCCTCCCATACACTTAAGTCTGGGGGAATTAGGTGATATTTATCATTTTCTATCTGTTGAATTTGATATTCTACGCTTTCATTAATTCTGGGTAAAACTAACTTGAGAAATGTGGTATTGTGAGTTAAATTATAATAATCGTACACTCCGATCTCATACAGACCTATACTATCTAACTCTGGTATACCGAAACTCGAGTCTGGGTCTCCGTTGTAGAAATTATACCTGGTATACCAAACCCCGGGCTGAAGTTGTTCTGTATTAGTCATCCAAAGCCAATATTTTAAGGCTGAATTATAATGTCCAGATTGTTGTAGGGCTATGGCACTGAAAGCCGAGTCTCTAACCCAAGAATATAAGTATATTGGAGAAGGAGAAGCAGCGAAAGTGCCTAGATAAGGATTTTGATCATCCTTAATAAGTAAAAGAGAGAGGTAATATTCTTTCAATAACGTATTGGGTAATTTAGGAATTCTGGATTTGTTAAGCCATTGGGAAACTTCTTTATTATTTAAGTTAATTAAAGCCGATACACTGCTATACGGACTTGCGTTAACGCTTATTTCCAAGAACCATATTCCTTTAGATATATTAAATATAATTTCATGATTTTGAATAAAATATGAGCTAATGTTAGATAAAAGGAAAACTGGTAATCTAGGCTTACTCATATTTATAACAATTTCTCCTCCTTTTTTATAAATCGTTGCATTTGTCAAAACTGTTATAGTTAATCTTGTTACTATATTAAACGTCAGTAGAATGTACGGAGTATAAGGAGGTGTCATTATTGTTATATTTCCTTCATTACCAGAAATAACAACACTGTTATTGAGTGTTAAATAAGCGTCTTCCGAAGTGATATTAATGTTCACACTAAAGTTTAGGATTCCCAATTTACCTACATAAAGGTTTCTTATTGAAGGAGGAAAAATCGGAAATCCATTAAGTAAAGGTTTAGGAACTTTTATACCAGTTACTATCCAAATTGACTGATTATCCCAGTTATTCAGTAAAAGATAGGATGGACTATTGTAATAAGTTTGAGAACTAGTGGAAGTAGTTAGCAACATAGGATGAAAAAACATAATTATTAATATTAGTAACGGAAGAGCTTGTTTCTTATTCATTGCTTTCCACTTTAGATTGCAACAGCATAAGATTTTTTTCACTTTCTTGGTCAAAAAGAACAATTTTACTAGTATCAATACTTAATTTAACCTTTTCGCCTCTCTCTCTTCTCGTTATTGATTTTTCTATTACTCTTATAGTCTCATCCTCTATCTTAACATGAATAATACTATATGGTCCTAAGTCTTCCACCATTTCTACACTACCTTCTAAAGGTCCGTTATCATTTAAGTAAAGGTCCTCTGGTCTAATACCTACTAAGACTTTTTGCCCTTCTTTAACTATACTTCTGAATTTAGTAGGTAACTCAATTTTAGTGCTGCCTATGATTATACTACTATCTTTTATTTCTCCTTTCAAGACGTTCATTGGAGGATTACCTAAGAATTTTGCTACCCATGCATTATTTGGTTCTCTGTATATTTCCATGGGATCTCCATAAGCTTGTATAACTCCCTCATGAAGTATTGCTACCTTTGAGGCTAAACTTAACGCTTCTATCTGGTCGTGAGTAACATATATTATGGTTGGTTTAAGACTACGCTGTAATTGTTTTAGCTCTTCTCTCGCTAAAACTCTAACTTGAGCATCAAGGTTTGATAAAGGTTCGTCCATTAATATGATATCTGCCCCTTTAACTAATGCTCTTGCTATTGCCACTCTTTGCATTTGACCTCCGCTTAATTGGCTGGGCTTTCTGTCCAATAAGTCGTCTATTCTTAACATTCTAGCCACTTCCTCTACTTTCTTCTTAATTTCATCCTTAGGGACATGGGCTATCTTTAAAGGAAAGGCTATATTATCGTATACTGACATAAAGGGGTATAAAGCGTAGTTTTGCGGTACCATTGCAACATTTCTGTCTTTAGGAGGTAAATCATCTACTATTTTTCCTCTTAAATATACGTGACCTTTATCTTGCCTTAATAAGCCTGCTATAATTTTTAAAATTGTTGTCTTTCCTTCACCAGAAGGTCCTAGAATAACTACAAATTCTCCTTTCTCTATATCTAGGTTTAATCCTCTTAATACTTGTACTTTCTTTCCTTTTGACTCATACTCCTTCCAAATATCTTCTAATTTAACATAACTCATTGTTTCACCCCAGCTAAACTACTGTACGCACGTGTCATCATTCTTTGGGAGACTATAAATAATGCCATTAGAGGTATACCCATTATTACTGCTCCTGCAGCAAATATATTATATGCTGGTGCACTAGCAGGATTTAATAGCCCGGCCATGTAATAAAGACCTATTGTTGCAGTCCACGCTTTCACATTAGGCAACAAGAAGGAGTAAGCTAAAGCGAAATCTAAATAAGCACCACTGAAGCCCAATATTGCGGTTAAAGCCACTACGGGTAAGGCTAGTCTCATTATAATCCTTAAAAATGCTCCAAATCTTGATAGCCCATCTACCATTGCAATCTCCTCGTAAGAAGACGGGATAGCGTCTATACTCAGTTTTGCTATGAAAGCGGCAAATATTGAGGTTCCGGGAGTATATGCTAATATTAAACCAATATAGTTAAGTAAATGAAGTTTAGCGAATAATAAATATAAGGGTACCGCTGTAGCAGTATAAGGAAAGAATGTTACAATATAAATGAATGTAGCTAAGATTTTCTTAGCTGGTATATTTAATCTTGATAATGCATATCCGGTTATTAATGCTAATAGTACTGAAATTATTGCGGTAGATCCTGCTAGAATTAAGCTATTTCTAATCCATAGAGGAAAAGTACCACCATATAAATTTGCTGAGAGTAACTCCTTATATGCTGTGAAATATATATGTTTAGGTAATAATGTTGATATACTGAGAGATATTAAGCTTGGGGAGTTGCTGAATGATGTCATGAAAACATAATATAAGGGGAAGATAGAGAAAAATGCCATAACTAATAAGATAAAATATGATATTGTTAATCTTATAATTTTAGAAATTTTATATTTTTTTCTAACACGAATCATGTTACTCACCTCATGTAAATGAGTCTAATATGTGTGTATACTTAATTACAATTATAGCAAGAACTATAACGAAAATGGTGGAAATCACAGACCAAGCAGCCGCTAAAGAGAAATTACTATAGCTAAATGCTTCCTCATAAGCATATACTATGAAAGTTTCTGTTGAGATTCCGGGTCCTCCACCGGTTAATATAAAAATTGGGTAAAAATTATTCCATGTAAATACGAAACTGGTTATGAATACGAATGCAATAGTTTTCTTAAGAGAAGGTAAAGTTATTCTTAGAAATTTAGTTAAGGCGTTAGCTCCATCTAAATCTGCTATTTCATAAAGTTCTCTGGGTATGCTCTGGAGTGCTGAGTAAAAGACAGTCATAAAATACGGAAATGAAAGCCAATCATTAGTTACTATCAATTCTATCCATGCGTCTGTGGTAGAAGTAAGTGAATTTATCTTAGGCAAGTGAAGTAAGGGTAAAATTAATTTGTTCATCATACCATATGGGTCAACCCATAAGCCTTGCCATATTAAAAGTGAAATGAAGCCTGGAAAAGCCCAGGGTAAAATGAGAATAGCATAAAATATTGATTTGCCTTTAAGATCACTCTGATTAAGTATCAATGCTAGCAAAAATCCTAATAACATCATAGTCACTAAACTTCCTACAGTCCATATTAGTGTATTTTTCAATAGTTCCAGAAAATAACCATATTTAAATATTATTAAATAGTTTTTAAGGCCTACAAATTCATACTTAAAGAAATGTAATAGACTTAAGTTAGTAAACGAAATATACAGTGAGTATATTAAAGGAAATATAAAAAGAAATAACGTAACAACTAGAATAGGAAGGATGTAAAAAAACGGATAAATTTTATCCTTTCTCAATTAGGTTCACCACTTCCATCTTCTCGGTAATACTACTATTAAGGGAGATAGTACTGCTGTTATTATCAAAAGGAACTGGGTCGGTGGTAATACTGGGAAGATTGGCAATCCAGAAAGTAAACCATTTTGTACTAGTGACTGTACAAAAGCTTGCTCCATTCCTTGAGCAGCAGCATTAGCACTTATCTTACCAGCGAAGAACTCACTAGCATATTCGTGGAATGAATTCCAATAATAAGCCATTTGAGGTATGTTGGGGAACTTTTGGCCATATTGAGCTTGTTCTAATATTCCCTTCATGATACTATTTAGATATGAAGGCTGCAGTTTTCCTTCATTTAATTCAGTTATAGCTTCATTATAAGCTTGCACATTAGCTGGTATATCATGGGCTACATCCCATAATCTTAGATCTGCTTGATAACTAGTAAAGTATAACACAAATATTAAAGCTGCCTTTATTTGCATTGGTGTTGCTCCACTAGCTTGGGGAGAAGCTATTAAGAATCCAGTAGAACCTATAAATGGTGCGGCCCTCAAACCTGTTTGACTAACTATAGGTAATGGTGCAGCACCCAAATTTGGTCCTAAAGCTTGCAAATATGCATTTAGATCCCAAGGTCCGTCAAATATTATTGCAGTCTTGTTTGCTATAAATAATTGTCCTTCAGCTCCTCCAGCTCCTGTACTTGGTGCTAAATAATTAATATGTAAGTTATAAGTTAGATTATACCAGAAGTTTAGTGCATCGACCATTGCGGTACTATTTAAAGCTGGGTAAACTTGCCCATTAGTAGTTGTAAATATGTTTCCTCCAAATCCTGCAAACCATGCTGCAAATCTATATCCATATTCTTGACTAGCACCATAGGCAATTCCCCAAATATGATAAGTCTTATTTACATTCTCAGCTATCTGAATTAATTGGTTAGTAGTGTTTGGAGGATATGGCACAAATTGTTTATTGTAAAACATTACTATGTAGTTTATATTATCTGGTAAGCCATACACAGAACCGTTTAATGTCCAATCATCTATAGCTGTAGGTAAGTACAAAGATGTTATGCTTTGAGGGAGGTATTCAGATAAATTCAATACTAGACCAGCTGCAAATAAAGCACCTCCAGAATCACTCGTATCTCTATATACTATAGGTGCTTTTCCAGCTTCAGCGGCAGTTTCGAACTGAGAAGTTCCTACTCCAACACCATAGGTTACCTCAACATGAATCCATGGAAACGCTTGTTCGAAGGCAGCTAATGTTTCGTTAAATGCCTGGTTTTCAGAGGTGCTATAACTATCCCATACCGTTATTGTAACTGGAGTTGATGGTGGAGAAGTAAGTCCAACTAACTTCATTAAAACTTGCGGATTACTTGTGTTAAGAATAGCTGGAGATGTGGTAGTCGTTGTTGTTGTAGTAGATGATGTAGACGTCATTGTAGGAGGAGTTGTTGTAGTAGGCGTTACATGGTGCTGTGAAGAGATATAGGCATAATAACCACCTACTGCCGCTACTATTATTACTATTACTACAATTA
It encodes the following:
- the araD gene encoding arabinonate dehydratase; the encoded protein is MIKDIRTYKLCYEGINEERDALAVKALAEHPMEIVVTEIETSDGYVGYGESLAYGCSDAVKVTIDKILKPLLLNEDEELIENLWDKMYKATLRFGRRGIVIAGISGIDIALWDIMGKKTKKPIYKLLGGAKKKIRAYITGGYYSEKKDLERLKDEVAYYVKMGFKGVKIKIGGKSMNEDLERLKAVREVVGDNVRIAVDANNVYTFEEALKMGKEVEKLNIWFFEEPIQTDLLDLSAELAKELEVPIAGYETAYTRWEFYEIMRKKAVDIVQTDAMWTGGISEMIKIGNMAKVMGYPLIPHYSAGGISLIANLHVASALGTEWIEMHLRRNDLRDKIFKEQIEIDDGHLVTPDRPGLGYTLREGVLEEYKCKS
- a CDS encoding glycoside hydrolase family 15 protein, giving the protein MNKKQALPLLILIIMFFHPMLLTTSTSSQTYYNSPSYLLLNNWDNQSIWIVTGIKVPKPLLNGFPIFPPSIRNLYVGKLGILNFSVNINITSEDAYLTLNNSVVISGNEGNITIMTPPYTPYILLTFNIVTRLTITVLTNATIYKKGGEIVINMSKPRLPVFLLSNISSYFIQNHEIIFNISKGIWFLEISVNASPYSSVSALINLNNKEVSQWLNKSRIPKLPNTLLKEYYLSLLLIKDDQNPYLGTFAASPSPIYLYSWVRDSAFSAIALQQSGHYNSALKYWLWMTNTEQLQPGVWYTRYNFYNGDPDSSFGIPELDSIGLYEIGVYDYYNLTHNTTFLKLVLPRINESVEYQIQQIENDKYHLIPPDLSVWEDRLAYHFWTEAINDLGLSSVVKIYKALGLNYTLVLKAEKLLNESILKYFWDNNSFASALGTSVLFENGKSEEVLTPEPPSIDSATLLPIDMGYLPYNSNYSVENFDTVVKTLTRYGGLARFPDDLYHYSEYLYDATAPSPPWIITTLFEAWYLEGIGKYNEVESILFWAYNHSQHGLLPEAVNPSVNDSYPLPTTSPLTWSSAMFVIVSLHYKQEHSSVLILIFLVIVIALIPILYYLIKKFYHSQI
- a CDS encoding ABC transporter ATP-binding protein, translated to MSYVKLEDIWKEYESKGKKVQVLRGLNLDIEKGEFVVILGPSGEGKTTILKIIAGLLRQDKGHVYLRGKIVDDLPPKDRNVAMVPQNYALYPFMSVYDNIAFPLKIAHVPKDEIKKKVEEVARMLRIDDLLDRKPSQLSGGQMQRVAIARALVKGADIILMDEPLSNLDAQVRVLAREELKQLQRSLKPTIIYVTHDQIEALSLASKVAILHEGVIQAYGDPMEIYREPNNAWVAKFLGNPPMNVLKGEIKDSSIIIGSTKIELPTKFRSIVKEGQKVLVGIRPEDLYLNDNGPLEGSVEMVEDLGPYSIIHVKIEDETIRVIEKSITRRERGEKVKLSIDTSKIVLFDQESEKNLMLLQSKVESNE
- a CDS encoding ABC transporter permease subunit; the protein is MIRVRKKYKISKIIRLTISYFILLVMAFFSIFPLYYVFMTSFSNSPSLISLSISTLLPKHIYFTAYKELLSANLYGGTFPLWIRNSLILAGSTAIISVLLALITGYALSRLNIPAKKILATFIYIVTFFPYTATAVPLYLLFAKLHLLNYIGLILAYTPGTSIFAAFIAKLSIDAIPSSYEEIAMVDGLSRFGAFLRIIMRLALPVVALTAILGFSGAYLDFALAYSFLLPNVKAWTATIGLYYMAGLLNPASAPAYNIFAAGAVIMGIPLMALFIVSQRMMTRAYSSLAGVKQ
- a CDS encoding carbohydrate ABC transporter permease yields the protein MRKDKIYPFFYILPILVVTLFLFIFPLIYSLYISFTNLSLLHFFKYEFVGLKNYLIIFKYGYFLELLKNTLIWTVGSLVTMMLLGFLLALILNQSDLKGKSIFYAILILPWAFPGFISLLIWQGLWVDPYGMMNKLILPLLHLPKINSLTSTTDAWIELIVTNDWLSFPYFMTVFYSALQSIPRELYEIADLDGANALTKFLRITLPSLKKTIAFVFITSFVFTWNNFYPIFILTGGGPGISTETFIVYAYEEAFSYSNFSLAAAWSVISTIFVIVLAIIVIKYTHILDSFT
- a CDS encoding extracellular solute-binding protein, with the translated sequence MTSTSSTTTTTTTTSPAILNTSNPQVLMKLVGLTSPPSTPVTITVWDSYSTSENQAFNETLAAFEQAFPWIHVEVTYGVGVGTSQFETAAEAGKAPIVYRDTSDSGGALFAAGLVLNLSEYLPQSITSLYLPTAIDDWTLNGSVYGLPDNINYIVMFYNKQFVPYPPNTTNQLIQIAENVNKTYHIWGIAYGASQEYGYRFAAWFAGFGGNIFTTTNGQVYPALNSTAMVDALNFWYNLTYNLHINYLAPSTGAGGAEGQLFIANKTAIIFDGPWDLNAYLQALGPNLGAAPLPIVSQTGLRAAPFIGSTGFLIASPQASGATPMQIKAALIFVLYFTSYQADLRLWDVAHDIPANVQAYNEAITELNEGKLQPSYLNSIMKGILEQAQYGQKFPNIPQMAYYWNSFHEYASEFFAGKISANAAAQGMEQAFVQSLVQNGLLSGLPIFPVLPPTQFLLIITAVLSPLIVVLPRRWKW